The sequence GCATAGGCTTCCACATCGACGATGGCCGCCTTCAGGCCCGCAAGCTCTAACGCCGCGACCCGGTTGTCGACGTTCTCCCGACGCGACGCGGCCAGCAGAACATCGTTCATCTTCGGATTCTTGGCATTGGGCCCGATCACCTCGAAATCGAGGCTGACTTCGTCGAGGGCATAGGGAATGTACTGCTCCGCCTCCAGCTGAATCTGATCTTCCAGATCCTCTTCGGAATACTCGGCGGGCAGGGTGATCGTCTTGGTGATCACCGCAGAACCGGAAACTGCCACGGCGGCATGTTTCAGCCGCGTTCCAGACTTTTTCACCGCCGCCTTGATCGCCCGGCCGATGGCCTCGACATCGGCGATGTTCTTGTCGACCACGGCGTTGGGCGGCAGGGGTTCGACGCCATAACTCTCCACCCGGTAACGCCCGTTGTTGCGCCCCAGTTCGATCAATTTGACCGCGGCCGCACTGATGTCGATGCCGAGAACCGGCGGTTGCTTGCGTCTGAATAACATCACGATGTCGTCCTATGCAGCGGCGCGCCCTGGAACGCTGGCCAGGTGCGTCGGTCTTAGTTCGTTCACAGTTTGTAGTATAGTTAAAAAAATTTTTCCGGCAGGACGCCGGGTTTCTTCTCGCCATTTTGAAAAGCACGTCGCAGATTTCTGGACCCTCCATGCGCAAATTCCTGATCGGGCTGTCCGGGCTCATCCTCATCGCCGCCGCCGTCGGCCTCGGCATCGGTTTCACCGAATATCGGCGCTTGCAGGCCCAATTGCCCGACCCCGAAAGCCTGCGTCACGTGGAACTGCAGACCCCCCTGGAAATCTACAGCCATGACGGCCGCCTGATCGCCGTTTTTGGGGACAAGAAACGTATCCCGGTCGCCATCGGGGAAGTCCCCAAGCAGTTGGTACAGGCCTTTCTTGCTGCCGAGGACGACCGTTTCTATCAGCATCCGGGCGTCGATCCGCAGGGACTGCTGCGAGCGGCCTGGGAACTGCTGCGCACCGGCCACAAACGCCAGGGTGGCAGCACGATCACCATGCAGGTGGCCCGCAACTTCTTCCTCAGCCCGGAGAAGACCTACGAGCGCAAGTTCAAGGAGATCATCCTGGCCCTGAAGATGGAACAGGTGCTGTCCAAGGACGAGATCCTGGCGCTGTATCTCAACAAGATCTATCTGGGCCATCACGCCTATGGCATCGCCGCCGCCGCGCAGATCTACTACGGCAAAACCCTGGATCAGCTGACTCTGCCCGAAATGGCCATGCTGGCAGGATTGCCGAAGGCGCCGTCACGCTTCAACCCGATTTCCGATCCCCAGCGGGCCCGGCTGCGGCGCGATTACGTCCTGCGCCGCATGCATGAACTGGGATTCATCGACGACGGCCAGTATCGCCAGGCCCTCCGGCAACCGCTGACCGCCTCCCTGCACCAGCCGCTTGCCCCTTCGCGCCAGCTGGATGCACCCTACGTCGCCGAACAGGTCCGCAGTCAGCTTCACGCGCGTTTCGGGGATGAAATCTACAGCGCCGGCTACCGGGTGATCACCACCATTGACAGCCGCCTGCAGCGGGCCGCCCAAAGCGCCGTCCGCAATGGCCTGCACCAGTATGATGAACGCCATGGCTACCGCGGACCCGAGGGGTATATCGATCCTTCCCTACCCGAATCCGAGCGTCTGCAGGCGCTACAAGACCACACCCCGGCGGGCGCCACCGTGGCCGCCCAGGTGCTTGCCATCGACCCCAAGCTCACCCGTCTGACCGCCCTGCTCGCCTCGGGGCAGACGATCTGGCTCGACTACGAGGGGCTGGCATGGGCCCGGCAAACCTCCCACAAGCAGCTGGCACAACTTCGCGTCGGTGACGTCATCCGAGTTCGCCGGGACGAGACAAGAGAATGGCGTCTGGCGCAGATCCCCCAGGTACAGGGGGCACTGCTGTCGCTGGACAGCCGCAGCGGTGCAGTGCTGGCTATGGTGGGCGGCTATGATTTCTCCCGGAGCAAATTCAACCGGACGATACAATCCCAGCGCCAACCCGGCTCCGGTTTCAAGCCCATACTCTATACCGCCGCTCTGGAGGCCGGATTGACCGCGGCCACGGTCATCAACGATGCCCCCATCGTCTATTCCAATGGCGAGAGCGAATGGCGGCCGGAGAACTACAGCGGCAAGTTCTACGGTCCCACCCGCCTGCGAGTGGCGCTGCGCAATTCCCGCAACCTGGTTTCCATCCGCCTGCTGCGGCGGATCGGCCTGGAGCGGGTCATCGACACCGCGTTGCGCTTCGGCTTCCGCCCGGAGCAACTACCGCGCACGCCCTCCCTCGCGCTGGGCAGCGGCACTGCCAGTCTGTGGGACATGGGTCGGGTGTTCAGCACCTTCGCCAACGGCGGTTTCCGGATCGAACCTTATCTGATCGAACGGATCGAACGCCGCGACGGCACCGTCATCGGCCGAGCCGAGCCGGCTCGTGCCTGTGACGGCTGCGACCACGCCGCCCCCCGCATCGTCGAGCCCCGGGTCCACTACCTCATGCACTCCATGCTCCAGGACGTGGTGCGGCGAGGAACCGCCATCCGCGCCAGCCAACTGGGCCGTAACGACCTAGCCGGCAAGACGGGCACCACCAACGACCAGCGCGATGCCTGGTTCAACGGTTATGCCCCACCGCTGGTGGCGATCGCCTGGGTGGGATTCGACGACGGTGCCCCGCTCGGCCGTGGCGAAACCGGCGCCCATGCGGCATTGCCGATCTGGATCGACTACATGAGAGTGGCCCTAGACGGCCAGCCGGAATACCCGTTCCCACAACCGGAAGGCATCGTCACTGCACGCATCGACCCCCAGACGGGGCTGCGCACCTATGAGGGCGGCATCGACGAGATCTTCCGGGAGGAGAATCTCCCTCCCTATCAGCCGGCCGCCGGCGGAGGGCAAGGTGAAACCCTGCTCGATGAACTGTTCTAGCCATGCACACCCAACGCAACCGCATCCGCGTCGCCCAGCTCAGCGCCCGCATCATCATTGAGGAAGGGGTCAACGACTACGCGATCGCCAAACGCAAGGCCGCCGAGCGGCTGGGGCTGGACTGGGGCCAGAATCTACCGGACGACGACAGCGTGACCGCCGCTCTGCAGGATTACCATCGCATCTTCCGCTTCCGCCACCAGCCGCAGTTCATCCGGCACCTGCGTCGGATCGCGCTGGAGGTGATGGCCTTCCTGGAAGACTTCTCCCCCCACCTGACCGGCGCGGTCCTGGCGGGCACCGCCGGGGAACACCAACCCATCCAGCTGCAACTGTTTCCCGAGACTCCGGAAGCGGTCATCTGGGCCCTGGAGGAAAACGGCGTTCCCTATCGTCAGGAGGCGGACGTCCCGGTCAAACTCAACGGCCAGACCTGCCAGGTTCCGGTGCTGACCCTCGACTGGCACGGCCTGGCCGTGGAAACCCGCCTGCTGCCTCCCAAGGCCCTGCGGCAGACGGGCAGGCAAGCGCCGCGCGCTTCCATCAAGGCCCTGCGGCGCCTGCTGGCGGAAACCGCGGACTAACGTTGCTCGATCGGCCGGTAATCCCGCGGCGCCGCCCCGACATACAGCTGCCGCGGCCGACCGATGCGCTGCTCGGGATCGGCCTTCAATTCCAGCCAGTGTGCCACCCAGCCGGCGGTCCGGGCGATGGCGAACATCACCGTGAACATGTTGACCGGGATGTTGAGGGCCTTGTAGATGATGCCGGAATAGAAGTCCACGTTGGGGTACAGCCGCCGCTCGATGAAATACTCGTCGTGGAGCGCGATCTCCTCCAGACGCATCGCCAGTTCGAACAGTGGCTCGTCTGGCGAGAAGCGCGCCAGCACGTCGTGACAGGCTTTGCGGATGATCTGCGCCCGGGGATCGTAATTCTTGTACACCCGGTGACCGAATCCCATCAGCCGGAAGGGATCGTTCCTGTCCTTGGCGCGGGCGATGTATTCCGGGATGCGTTCCGGGGTGCCGATTTCCTCCAGCATGCTCAGGACCGCCTCGTTGGCGCCCCCGTGGGCGGGCCCCCACAGGGCGGCGATGCCGGCGGCGATGCAGGCGTAGGGGTTGGCGCCGGTGCTGCTGGCCAGACGCACGGTGGAGGTGCTGGCGTTCTGCTCGTGATCGGCGTGCAGGATGAACAACAGATCCAAGGTGTCGACCGCGACCGGATCCAGGTACCAGGCATCATCCCCGCCCGAATGGAGCGAGGGCACCGAGAACATCATGTTGAGAAAGTTCTCGCAATAGCCCAGATCGGCGCGGGGATAGACGAAAGGCAGGCCCACCGAATGCCGGTAGCAGGCCGCCGCGATGGTGGGCATCTTGGCCAGCATGCGGATGGCCGACACCCGGCGCTGGTGCGGATCCCCCATGTCCAGCTCGCTGTGATAGAAGGCGGACAGCGAACCGACCACCCCCACCATCATCGCCATGGGATGGGCGTCGTAATGAAACCCCTCGAAGAACTTGCGCAGGGTTTCGTGAATCATCGCCTCCTGGCGGATATCGGCGGCGAAGGCCTGCAATTCCTCATACTTGGGTAGCTCACCGAACATCAGCAGGTAAGCCACCTCGAGGAAGGCGCTGTGGCGGGCCAGTTGTTCGATCGGGTAACCCCGATACAGCAACGTACCCTCGTCACCGTCGATGTAGGTGATCGCGCTCCGGCAGCTGGCCGTGGAGACGAAGCCGGGATCGTAACTGAAATAGCCCAGCTGTCCCGGCAGACCGCGCATATCTATCACCGCCTGCCCCAGGGTGCCTTCCAGCACCGGCAGCTCGGCATGTTTTCCGCTGCCGGGATCGCGGACCTGGACGGTCTTGGCGTCGGCCATCGGCCTTATTTGCCGCCGTACTTGCGCCGGAACTTGTCCACCCGGCCGGCGGTGTCGACGATCTTCTGCTTGCCGGTGTAGAAGGGATGGCAGGCGGAACAAACTTCGATATGAATATCTCGCCCCAGGGTCGAACGGGTGTGAATCACGTTACCACAGCTGCAGGTGATGGTGACTTCTTTGTATTCGGGATGAATACCGGCTTTCATGATTGGGTTATCCTCGTGGAACAGATTGGGCACCATGATCGCAGATAGTAGCTGCGACGAAAACAGGTTATCTTAGAAGAGCTTGCAATCGTTTACAAGCTCATCTGCAAACGGTTGTATTTTAACAA comes from Methylomarinovum tepidoasis and encodes:
- the rpmE gene encoding 50S ribosomal protein L31, which encodes MKAGIHPEYKEVTITCSCGNVIHTRSTLGRDIHIEVCSACHPFYTGKQKIVDTAGRVDKFRRKYGGK
- a CDS encoding citrate synthase; amino-acid sequence: MADAKTVQVRDPGSGKHAELPVLEGTLGQAVIDMRGLPGQLGYFSYDPGFVSTASCRSAITYIDGDEGTLLYRGYPIEQLARHSAFLEVAYLLMFGELPKYEELQAFAADIRQEAMIHETLRKFFEGFHYDAHPMAMMVGVVGSLSAFYHSELDMGDPHQRRVSAIRMLAKMPTIAAACYRHSVGLPFVYPRADLGYCENFLNMMFSVPSLHSGGDDAWYLDPVAVDTLDLLFILHADHEQNASTSTVRLASSTGANPYACIAAGIAALWGPAHGGANEAVLSMLEEIGTPERIPEYIARAKDRNDPFRLMGFGHRVYKNYDPRAQIIRKACHDVLARFSPDEPLFELAMRLEEIALHDEYFIERRLYPNVDFYSGIIYKALNIPVNMFTVMFAIARTAGWVAHWLELKADPEQRIGRPRQLYVGAAPRDYRPIEQR
- a CDS encoding penicillin-binding protein 1A; the encoded protein is MRKFLIGLSGLILIAAAVGLGIGFTEYRRLQAQLPDPESLRHVELQTPLEIYSHDGRLIAVFGDKKRIPVAIGEVPKQLVQAFLAAEDDRFYQHPGVDPQGLLRAAWELLRTGHKRQGGSTITMQVARNFFLSPEKTYERKFKEIILALKMEQVLSKDEILALYLNKIYLGHHAYGIAAAAQIYYGKTLDQLTLPEMAMLAGLPKAPSRFNPISDPQRARLRRDYVLRRMHELGFIDDGQYRQALRQPLTASLHQPLAPSRQLDAPYVAEQVRSQLHARFGDEIYSAGYRVITTIDSRLQRAAQSAVRNGLHQYDERHGYRGPEGYIDPSLPESERLQALQDHTPAGATVAAQVLAIDPKLTRLTALLASGQTIWLDYEGLAWARQTSHKQLAQLRVGDVIRVRRDETREWRLAQIPQVQGALLSLDSRSGAVLAMVGGYDFSRSKFNRTIQSQRQPGSGFKPILYTAALEAGLTAATVINDAPIVYSNGESEWRPENYSGKFYGPTRLRVALRNSRNLVSIRLLRRIGLERVIDTALRFGFRPEQLPRTPSLALGSGTASLWDMGRVFSTFANGGFRIEPYLIERIERRDGTVIGRAEPARACDGCDHAAPRIVEPRVHYLMHSMLQDVVRRGTAIRASQLGRNDLAGKTGTTNDQRDAWFNGYAPPLVAIAWVGFDDGAPLGRGETGAHAALPIWIDYMRVALDGQPEYPFPQPEGIVTARIDPQTGLRTYEGGIDEIFREENLPPYQPAAGGGQGETLLDELF